The Vespula vulgaris chromosome 22, iyVesVulg1.1, whole genome shotgun sequence genome window below encodes:
- the LOC127071580 gene encoding protein yippee-like 1 isoform X2, with the protein MVKTFQAYLPSCHRTYSCIHCRAHLANHDELISKSFQGSQGRAYLFNSVVNVGCGPAEERVLLTGLHAVADIYCECCKTTLGWKYEHAFESSQKYKEGKFIIELAHMIKENGWE; encoded by the exons ATGGTCAAAACTTTCCAAGCGTATCTGCCCTCCTGTCATCGCACTTACTCGTGCATTCACTGCCGTGCTCACCTCGCCAATCACGACGAACTCATCTCTAAG TCCTTCCAAGGCAGTCAAGGCCGTGCCTATCTCTTCAATTCTGT ggtaAACGTGGGTTGTGGTCCTGCCGAGGAACGCGTACTCTTAACCGGCCTTCACGCGGTCGCCGATATTTACTGCGAGTGCTGCAAGACTACTCTCGGCTGGAAATAC GAGCATGCCTTTGAGTCGAGTCAAAAGTACAAGGAGGGCAAGTTCATAATCGAGCTCGCCCACATGATCAAGGAGAATGGATGGGAATGA
- the LOC127071580 gene encoding protein yippee-like 1 isoform X1: protein MVKTFQAYLPSCHRTYSCIHCRAHLANHDELISKVSSLYQSFQGSQGRAYLFNSVVNVGCGPAEERVLLTGLHAVADIYCECCKTTLGWKYEHAFESSQKYKEGKFIIELAHMIKENGWE, encoded by the exons ATGGTCAAAACTTTCCAAGCGTATCTGCCCTCCTGTCATCGCACTTACTCGTGCATTCACTGCCGTGCTCACCTCGCCAATCACGACGAACTCATCTCTAAGGTGAGCTCTCTCTATCAG TCCTTCCAAGGCAGTCAAGGCCGTGCCTATCTCTTCAATTCTGT ggtaAACGTGGGTTGTGGTCCTGCCGAGGAACGCGTACTCTTAACCGGCCTTCACGCGGTCGCCGATATTTACTGCGAGTGCTGCAAGACTACTCTCGGCTGGAAATAC GAGCATGCCTTTGAGTCGAGTCAAAAGTACAAGGAGGGCAAGTTCATAATCGAGCTCGCCCACATGATCAAGGAGAATGGATGGGAATGA